In one Candidatus Binatia bacterium genomic region, the following are encoded:
- a CDS encoding PhoH family protein, producing MTAQRSIDLGELSDRVRLFGEYDANLTAIESNLDVAVHADGDRLLLAGDDAAVERAAAVVRRVLHAAVGGAHITPDDVALAISDARGARPDAELSTLLQTRRGREIRPRTQGQRDFVRSIQEETLTFGIGPAGTGKTYLAVVMAIRALRQREVARVVLSRPAVEAGERLGFLPGDLREKFDPYMRPLFDALGDLLDDATVNKYMERGTLEVAPLAFMRGRTLSDSFVILDEAQNASDDQLKMFLTRLGRGAKMVVTGDVTQIDLPSGQRSGLRGAAARLGRIKRVGVVELGEGDVVRHPLVAEIVRAYASAEPRGE from the coding sequence TTGACCGCGCAACGATCGATCGATCTCGGCGAACTCTCCGACCGCGTCCGTCTCTTTGGGGAGTACGACGCAAACCTCACGGCGATTGAGTCCAACCTCGATGTGGCCGTCCATGCGGACGGCGACAGGCTGTTGCTTGCGGGGGACGATGCCGCGGTCGAGCGAGCCGCGGCGGTGGTCCGGCGCGTGCTTCACGCCGCGGTGGGCGGAGCGCACATCACCCCCGACGACGTAGCGCTCGCGATCTCCGACGCGCGCGGCGCTCGGCCCGATGCGGAGCTGAGCACGCTGCTCCAGACCCGTCGCGGGCGCGAGATCCGGCCGCGCACGCAAGGGCAACGCGACTTCGTGCGTTCGATTCAGGAAGAGACGTTGACGTTCGGAATCGGGCCCGCGGGCACCGGGAAGACCTATCTTGCGGTCGTTATGGCGATTCGCGCGCTTCGGCAGCGTGAGGTCGCACGAGTCGTCCTCTCGCGGCCTGCGGTCGAAGCCGGCGAACGGCTCGGCTTTCTTCCCGGCGATCTGCGCGAAAAGTTCGACCCCTACATGCGGCCGCTCTTCGACGCGCTCGGCGACTTGCTCGACGACGCCACCGTCAATAAATACATGGAGCGCGGCACGCTCGAAGTCGCGCCGCTCGCGTTCATGCGCGGGCGCACGCTCTCCGACTCGTTCGTGATCCTCGATGAGGCGCAGAACGCCTCCGACGACCAACTGAAGATGTTTCTAACGCGCCTCGGCCGCGGGGCGAAGATGGTCGTCACCGGCGACGTGACGCAGATCGACCTTCCGAGCGGCCAGCGCAGCGGTCTGCGCGGCGCGGCGGCGCGCCTGGGCCGGATTAAGCGCGTCGGCGTCGTCGAGCTCGGCGAAGGCGACGTCGTGCGCCACCCGCTCGTCGCAGAGATAGTCCGGGCCTATGCAAGCGCCGAGCCGCGCGGCGAGTGA
- a CDS encoding HIT domain-containing protein, whose amino-acid sequence MTDCIFCKIAAGAVPATVVYRDEAIVAIEDLNPQAPTHLLVMPVEHHATIVSASAAGGLVGKLVAAASRLGTQRGGENGFRLVVNTGPDGGQTVGHVHLHVLAGRQMTWPPG is encoded by the coding sequence ATGACGGACTGCATTTTCTGTAAGATCGCGGCGGGCGCCGTGCCCGCGACGGTTGTATACCGGGACGAAGCGATCGTCGCGATCGAGGACCTCAATCCGCAGGCCCCGACGCATCTGCTGGTCATGCCGGTGGAGCACCACGCGACCATCGTTTCGGCATCGGCCGCGGGAGGACTCGTGGGGAAGCTCGTGGCGGCCGCCTCTCGCTTAGGGACGCAGCGCGGAGGAGAGAACGGATTTCGGCTCGTCGTCAATACCGGGCCCGACGGCGGCCAGACCGTCGGCCACGTGCATCTGCACGTGCTTGCAGGGCGGCAGATGACCTGGCCGCCGGGTTAG
- a CDS encoding glycosyltransferase family 1 protein, with amino-acid sequence MSRARVGLDARMTRQLSAGMKTYVRELVARLPRAAPEYDYQTFAAGGNFGWGEQVALPLAMRRARLDLIHFTSQYVPLFVPAGFVITVHDVIHLRFPEYFKAKVRPYYATFVKSACARAERVITDDVRTVEDLHDLLGVDRAKVRVIPLGVDEIFARPVAPYAGPRPYLLYVGNHREHKSLPTLFEAWRALPSRWAVDLYVTGPDDFGGELQRRSGAGREIVALGDVSTERLVAYYAGAAALVQPALREGFGLPMLEAMAAGCPVLANADAVPVALAGAALTFASRDAGALGALLERVLEDEGLRERAVNSGREVARELTWDRCARATADVYREVLEDR; translated from the coding sequence GTGAGCCGCGCGCGCGTCGGTCTCGATGCGCGAATGACGCGACAGCTCTCCGCCGGCATGAAGACGTACGTGCGCGAGCTCGTCGCCCGGCTGCCGCGAGCCGCGCCGGAGTACGATTACCAAACGTTTGCCGCCGGAGGGAACTTCGGATGGGGCGAACAGGTCGCGCTCCCGCTCGCGATGCGTCGCGCGCGCCTCGACCTCATCCACTTCACCTCGCAGTACGTGCCGCTGTTCGTGCCGGCCGGCTTCGTCATAACGGTCCACGACGTGATTCACTTGCGCTTCCCGGAGTATTTCAAAGCGAAGGTCCGGCCATACTACGCAACGTTCGTCAAGTCCGCGTGCGCGCGCGCGGAGCGGGTGATCACCGACGACGTTCGCACCGTCGAGGACCTCCACGATCTGCTGGGCGTCGATCGGGCGAAGGTGCGCGTCATCCCGCTCGGCGTCGACGAGATCTTCGCTCGTCCGGTCGCGCCGTACGCCGGCCCGCGGCCGTACCTGCTCTACGTCGGCAACCATCGCGAACATAAGAGTCTGCCAACGCTCTTCGAAGCGTGGCGCGCGCTGCCGTCGCGCTGGGCGGTGGATCTGTACGTTACCGGACCCGACGATTTCGGCGGAGAGCTGCAGCGGCGCAGCGGAGCCGGCCGTGAGATCGTCGCGTTGGGGGACGTCTCGACGGAGCGTCTCGTTGCGTACTACGCGGGCGCGGCGGCACTCGTCCAGCCGGCTCTGCGCGAGGGCTTCGGACTGCCGATGCTCGAGGCGATGGCCGCGGGCTGCCCGGTCCTTGCGAACGCCGACGCGGTTCCGGTCGCGCTCGCCGGCGCCGCGCTGACGTTCGCCTCGCGCGATGCCGGCGCGCTGGGCGCGTTGTTGGAGCGCGTTCTCGAGGACGAGGGGCTGCGCGAGCGTGCGGTCAACTCAGGCCGAGAGGTCGCGAGAGAGCTGACATGGGATCGCTGTGCTCGCGCCACGGCAGACGTCTATCGAGAGGTGCTTGAGGACCGGTGA
- a CDS encoding hemolysin family protein, producing MNTDPSRSSPQALPYQIAALVVLVLLAGFFAACEAALVSISRLRARAIAERRLRGAADLEHLVDHKSRFLTSILVGNTIVLLAADSFATTIAISLGLPSPIALSTIVMTVVFLLFGEIVPKTVATGDSERWALRLAVPMRYAAYVLTPIARAFEVVTDLILRLFGIEHAHRPYVTEEDIRALVNVGAEQRVIEEQEREMIHSVMEFGDTIVREIMKPRPEMVAVSIDDSPRRVLDVVIAEGYSKLPVYQESKDDIVGVIHDRELLVALANGSLAHTGVRALMRTAVHVPDTKKIADLLREMQRDKFSLAIVVDEYGGTAGLVTMEDLLEEIVGEIRDEHDTDEQESIFVVSESEAVVEAGTNIEDVNARLGIELPTEDFETIGGYTVGLFGRLPNEGEEVDGAAHTRLRVDRTRGRRILAVRIYTNGAIGRAEESENPDAAARL from the coding sequence TTGAACACGGACCCGTCTCGAAGTAGCCCGCAAGCCCTGCCCTACCAGATCGCCGCGCTCGTCGTGCTCGTTCTCCTGGCGGGGTTCTTTGCCGCTTGCGAGGCGGCGCTCGTCTCGATCTCGCGCCTTCGAGCACGTGCGATCGCGGAGCGGCGCCTCCGCGGCGCCGCCGACCTCGAGCACCTCGTCGACCATAAGAGCCGATTTCTCACGTCGATCTTGGTCGGCAACACGATCGTCTTGCTCGCCGCGGACTCCTTTGCGACGACGATCGCGATCTCGTTGGGTCTGCCCTCACCCATCGCGCTCTCGACGATCGTCATGACCGTCGTCTTCCTGTTGTTCGGCGAGATCGTGCCGAAGACGGTGGCGACCGGCGATAGCGAGCGCTGGGCGCTGCGCCTCGCCGTGCCGATGCGCTATGCGGCATACGTCCTGACGCCGATCGCTCGCGCGTTCGAGGTCGTCACCGACCTCATTCTCCGGCTCTTCGGCATCGAGCACGCTCATCGCCCATACGTGACCGAAGAAGACATTCGCGCGCTCGTCAACGTCGGCGCCGAGCAGCGGGTCATCGAAGAGCAGGAGCGCGAGATGATCCACTCCGTCATGGAGTTCGGCGACACGATCGTTCGGGAGATCATGAAGCCGCGGCCGGAGATGGTCGCCGTCTCGATCGACGACTCGCCGCGTCGCGTGCTCGACGTGGTCATCGCCGAAGGCTACTCGAAGCTTCCGGTCTATCAGGAATCGAAGGACGACATCGTTGGGGTCATTCACGACCGAGAATTGCTCGTCGCATTGGCGAACGGCTCCCTCGCGCATACGGGCGTGCGAGCGCTCATGCGCACCGCGGTGCACGTTCCCGACACGAAGAAGATCGCCGACCTCCTGCGCGAGATGCAGCGCGACAAGTTCTCGCTCGCGATCGTCGTGGACGAGTACGGCGGCACGGCCGGGCTCGTTACGATGGAAGATCTGTTGGAGGAGATCGTCGGCGAGATCCGCGACGAGCACGATACCGACGAGCAAGAGTCGATCTTCGTCGTCTCGGAGAGCGAAGCGGTCGTCGAAGCCGGCACGAACATCGAGGACGTGAACGCGCGGCTCGGCATCGAGCTGCCGACCGAGGATTTCGAGACGATCGGCGGCTACACGGTCGGACTCTTCGGCCGGCTCCCGAACGAAGGTGAAGAGGTCGACGGCGCCGCCCACACGCGCCTGCGCGTCGATCGCACCCGCGGAAGGCGGATCTTGGCGGTGCGCATCTACACGAACGGCGCGATCGGTCGCGCGGAGGAGTCTGAGAACCCTGACGCAGCCGCGCGCCTATAA
- a CDS encoding copper amine oxidase N-terminal domain-containing protein has protein sequence MKRGLAVLAMLFVAAQPRPIAIVINGDTLALNPPPIVRENLLYVPVRRTIEALGLQFTRSGNRILTQIGSKSVVLTIGSRIAEIDGEPLSLGAPSLEIQSVLYVPLRFFTDVLGAQARFDRRANSVTIVAQLVGRSTTGFVTVQNGYERFGTVAAVDVLSDPPTITLTQGGRIKTIAVAPNATIEVADVNVNVTSPGELGDVRPGDFARVDMRKDGRVERIVDEYGSRNGHIVAIAANQFVLADGQVAAAGRTTEISLNGQAASFADLKPGDQVTVRYNVESNEVREILASRSAATGPANASAAVTIAGVESDANHPLRPGETIHVTLRGTPNGSATFDIGSAVVDQAMQQRSPGVYVGSYAIPRGANFGDVALIGRLSIGNQTAQAPAAQTVSAASIGPGISDFAPDSGATVNTTRPAIYASFVADAVPVNPSSATLSIDGRDVTSESVRTAQFIQYLPSYSYPDGPVRVTLRVADQAGNVTTKSWDFTIRTR, from the coding sequence GTGAAACGCGGCTTGGCGGTTTTGGCGATGCTCTTCGTCGCGGCGCAGCCGCGTCCGATCGCGATCGTCATCAACGGCGATACGCTCGCGCTCAATCCGCCCCCGATCGTGAGGGAGAACCTCCTCTACGTGCCGGTGCGCCGAACGATCGAGGCTCTCGGCTTGCAATTCACCCGCAGCGGGAATCGCATCCTCACCCAGATAGGCTCGAAATCCGTCGTCCTGACGATCGGAAGCCGTATCGCGGAGATTGACGGCGAGCCGCTCTCGCTCGGCGCGCCGTCGCTCGAGATCCAGAGCGTACTCTACGTGCCGCTGCGGTTCTTCACCGACGTCTTGGGCGCGCAAGCGCGTTTCGACCGGCGCGCAAACTCGGTGACGATCGTGGCGCAACTCGTCGGGCGCTCGACGACCGGCTTCGTCACCGTGCAGAACGGATACGAGCGCTTCGGGACCGTTGCCGCCGTGGACGTGCTCTCCGATCCCCCGACGATTACGCTGACGCAGGGCGGCCGCATCAAAACGATCGCGGTTGCTCCGAACGCGACGATCGAGGTCGCCGACGTCAACGTGAACGTCACCTCGCCCGGCGAGCTCGGCGACGTGCGCCCGGGCGACTTCGCGCGCGTGGATATGCGAAAGGACGGGCGGGTCGAGCGAATCGTGGACGAGTACGGATCGCGCAACGGCCACATCGTGGCGATCGCGGCGAATCAGTTCGTGCTCGCCGACGGACAAGTCGCGGCGGCGGGGCGCACGACGGAGATCTCGCTCAACGGTCAAGCGGCATCGTTCGCGGACCTCAAACCGGGCGATCAAGTCACCGTTCGCTATAACGTCGAGTCGAACGAAGTTCGCGAGATCCTCGCAAGCCGCAGCGCGGCGACCGGCCCGGCAAATGCATCAGCGGCGGTCACGATCGCGGGCGTCGAGAGCGATGCGAATCATCCGCTCCGGCCGGGCGAGACGATCCACGTGACGCTGCGCGGCACGCCGAACGGCTCCGCTACGTTCGACATCGGTTCGGCGGTCGTGGACCAGGCGATGCAACAGCGTTCGCCCGGCGTCTACGTCGGAAGCTACGCGATCCCGCGCGGAGCGAACTTCGGCGACGTCGCGCTGATCGGCCGGCTCTCGATCGGGAACCAAACGGCACAAGCGCCGGCGGCGCAGACGGTCTCCGCGGCGAGCATCGGTCCGGGCATCTCGGATTTCGCGCCCGACTCCGGGGCGACGGTCAATACGACGCGCCCCGCGATCTATGCGAGCTTCGTGGCGGACGCCGTGCCCGTCAACCCCTCCAGCGCGACGCTCTCCATAGACGGCCGGGACGTTACGAGCGAGAGCGTGCGCACCGCGCAGTTCATTCAGTATCTTCCATCGTATTCGTATCCGGATGGGCCGGTGCGCGTGACGCTGCGAGTCGCGGACCAAGCCGGCAACGTTACGACGAAATCCTGGGACTTTACTATTCGAACGCGCTGA
- the floA gene encoding flotillin-like protein FloA (flotillin-like protein involved in membrane lipid rafts), with product MIAVSGVIVIVLVLVAFFAFLYYFPIGLWIRTIAAGVPLGIIALVRMRLIGIPPGVIVTNYVRARKAGLNLTVDQMQSHYLAGGNVENVTLAMIAAQRAQIPLEWQRAAAIDLAGRNVLEALQTSVNPKVIETPIFQGVAQNGIQLNVKARITVRSNLDRYVGGAGEPTIVARVGEGVVSAVGAAVDHKEVLEYPDRISKTVLAKGLDAGTAFEIVSIDIADVDVGKNIGAELQTSQAEADRRIAQAKAAERQYAALAAEQEQKAETQAMRAKVVEAEATIPQAIAQAFLRGNLGVMDYYRLKNVQADTEMRSSIGASTEPPADTQAPPLSGPPPK from the coding sequence ATGATAGCCGTCAGCGGCGTGATCGTCATCGTTCTTGTCCTCGTCGCCTTCTTCGCGTTTCTGTACTACTTCCCGATCGGGCTCTGGATCCGAACGATCGCCGCCGGCGTTCCGCTCGGTATCATCGCGCTGGTCCGGATGCGGCTCATCGGCATTCCGCCGGGCGTCATCGTCACGAACTACGTGCGCGCGCGGAAGGCGGGACTGAACCTGACCGTGGATCAGATGCAATCGCACTATCTCGCCGGCGGCAACGTAGAGAACGTGACCCTCGCGATGATCGCCGCGCAGCGAGCCCAGATTCCGCTGGAGTGGCAACGAGCCGCGGCGATCGATCTGGCGGGCCGCAACGTGCTCGAGGCGCTCCAGACCTCGGTCAATCCGAAGGTGATCGAGACGCCCATCTTCCAGGGGGTCGCGCAGAACGGCATCCAGCTCAACGTCAAGGCACGAATCACCGTGCGCAGCAATCTCGACCGTTACGTCGGCGGCGCCGGAGAGCCGACGATCGTCGCGCGCGTCGGCGAGGGCGTCGTCTCGGCGGTCGGCGCGGCCGTGGATCACAAGGAAGTGCTCGAGTATCCGGATCGCATCAGCAAGACCGTACTGGCGAAAGGCCTCGACGCCGGCACTGCCTTCGAGATTGTCTCGATCGACATCGCCGACGTCGACGTCGGCAAGAACATCGGTGCCGAACTGCAGACGAGTCAGGCCGAAGCCGATCGGCGCATCGCGCAGGCAAAGGCGGCCGAGCGGCAGTACGCGGCGCTCGCGGCCGAACAAGAGCAGAAGGCCGAGACGCAGGCGATGCGGGCGAAGGTCGTCGAGGCGGAGGCAACGATACCGCAGGCGATCGCGCAGGCGTTCCTGCGCGGCAATCTCGGCGTGATGGATTACTATCGCCTCAAGAACGTGCAGGCCGATACGGAGATGCGCTCTTCGATCGGCGCCTCGACCGAGCCGCCCGCCGACACGCAAGCGCCGCCGCTCTCGGGTCCGCCTCCGAAGTAA
- the ybeY gene encoding rRNA maturation RNase YbeY, giving the protein MIYYRNDVRRSGVDGRALVAVARHLMAEVDERESALSLTLVGDAAIRDLNRKYRGLDAATDVLSFPLDGDPEPERLLGDVVISIETARRQAADYDATLQREIYRLLIHGLLHLKGHDHHEPAERRAMEREERRLAAAIELPWPYGNS; this is encoded by the coding sequence GTGATCTACTATCGTAACGACGTGCGCCGCAGCGGCGTTGACGGCCGCGCGCTCGTTGCCGTGGCGCGGCATCTGATGGCCGAGGTAGACGAGCGCGAGTCCGCCCTCTCGCTCACGCTCGTCGGGGACGCCGCCATTCGGGATCTCAATCGAAAGTATCGCGGACTCGACGCCGCGACCGACGTGCTGAGCTTCCCGCTCGACGGGGACCCGGAGCCGGAACGCCTGCTCGGCGACGTCGTGATTTCGATCGAGACCGCGCGGCGGCAAGCCGCCGATTACGACGCGACGCTCCAGCGCGAGATCTACCGGCTGCTGATTCACGGCCTGCTGCACCTCAAAGGTCACGATCACCACGAGCCGGCGGAGCGCCGCGCGATGGAGCGCGAGGAGCGGCGGCTCGCAGCCGCGATCGAGCTGCCCTGGCCGTACGGAAATAGCTGA
- a CDS encoding diacylglycerol kinase: protein MQHPIDDRGRQPHYLPIERSPFLRSFHHAFEGIIYATRTQKNMRVHFLIAALVLLATLILRLDRYYVVATVTLVSLVLSLELMNTAIESLVDLLTVAHHPLAKTAKDAAAGAVLVAAVGAALCAYLIFYQGIISGGARVFAAVQAVPANVALISLAVVAIATVVTKARARRGSALQGGAVSGHAALAFAAATMLALFYQKPLAAILAYFVAFLVAQSRVEARIHRPFEVFWGAILGTLAALAIYVLVRPHVML from the coding sequence ATGCAGCATCCGATCGACGACCGCGGCCGCCAGCCGCACTATCTCCCGATCGAGCGCAGTCCGTTCCTGCGCTCGTTCCACCACGCTTTCGAAGGCATCATCTACGCGACGCGCACGCAGAAGAACATGCGCGTTCACTTTTTGATCGCCGCGCTCGTCCTGCTCGCGACGCTCATCCTTCGGCTCGATCGTTACTACGTCGTCGCGACGGTGACGCTCGTCTCGCTCGTCTTGAGCCTCGAGTTGATGAACACCGCAATCGAGTCGCTCGTCGACTTACTGACGGTCGCGCATCATCCGCTGGCAAAGACGGCAAAAGACGCCGCCGCAGGGGCCGTGCTCGTAGCGGCCGTCGGCGCCGCGCTCTGCGCGTATTTGATCTTCTATCAAGGGATCATTAGCGGCGGCGCGCGGGTCTTCGCGGCGGTACAGGCGGTTCCGGCGAACGTGGCGCTGATCTCGCTCGCGGTCGTCGCGATCGCGACCGTCGTGACTAAAGCGCGGGCTCGCCGCGGCTCTGCCCTGCAAGGAGGCGCCGTCTCGGGTCACGCGGCCCTCGCCTTTGCTGCGGCGACGATGCTCGCGCTCTTCTATCAAAAGCCGCTCGCCGCAATCCTCGCCTACTTCGTCGCCTTCCTGGTCGCCCAGAGCCGCGTCGAGGCGCGAATTCACCGCCCGTTCGAGGTTTTCTGGGGAGCGATCCTCGGGACGCTGGCCGCCCTGGCGATCTACGTGCTGGTGCGGCCGCACGTTATGTTATAA
- a CDS encoding GatB/YqeY domain-containing protein encodes MGTLKDRIASDLKEAMRARDQLRLDTLRSALSGFIYKRTESGQDLSESDELDVVRRLVKQRADSLTEFEKAGRTDLAEKERAEREILLAYLPAQRSAAEIREIVQSVLAELPAESRNAGAVMKVVMPQLRGVADGNLVRQLVTEELAR; translated from the coding sequence GTGGGCACTCTCAAAGATCGCATCGCCTCGGATTTGAAAGAGGCGATGCGCGCGCGCGACCAACTTCGCCTCGATACGCTCCGGTCGGCCCTCTCGGGCTTCATCTATAAGCGGACGGAGAGCGGGCAAGATCTCTCCGAGTCGGACGAGCTCGACGTCGTGCGGCGGCTGGTAAAGCAGCGCGCCGACTCTCTGACCGAGTTCGAAAAGGCCGGACGCACCGACCTCGCCGAGAAGGAGCGCGCGGAGCGCGAGATTCTGCTCGCCTACCTTCCCGCGCAGCGATCCGCGGCGGAGATCCGCGAGATCGTGCAGAGCGTCCTGGCCGAGCTTCCCGCCGAGTCGCGCAACGCCGGGGCCGTGATGAAGGTCGTCATGCCGCAGCTGCGCGGCGTCGCAGACGGCAACCTCGTCCGCCAGCTCGTGACCGAAGAGCTCGCACGGTAA
- a CDS encoding NfeD family protein, whose translation MKGFRLTGVVSCAFFLCGLAGLSAGAQSDRPVVVVPITGTVDDGMAHLVQRSVEEANAAHARAIVLNVNSPGGLVEAAFTIRDALFSAREPVVAYVGERAYSAAALISLAANRIVMGPGASIGAAEPIPATVKMISGLRGEFESTAERNHRDPKIAGAMVDKNVDLPQYKRAGAILTLNTDDAVRSGIASGTAPNLEAALTQLDLAGAPRVTEGFTWGERLARFATDPVVSGLLLTLGMLGLLIEMQTLHAIAGIIGVGALALFFGAHIYAGFSDGFVIVLALLGIGGILWELHVVPGHGLPGILGAAALLGAVLWAFGLPFLFVGIETIATAIVLTVIAFTLVVRAVPQNAWAQRLALAAAQGPEYVASGDYRELRGRSGTAVSFLRPAGIATIDGRRVDVLTEGEFIAAGTQVRVVRVEGARIFVEPASS comes from the coding sequence ATGAAGGGTTTTCGGCTTACCGGGGTCGTTTCGTGCGCGTTCTTCCTCTGCGGTTTGGCGGGCTTGTCCGCCGGAGCGCAGAGCGACCGCCCGGTCGTCGTAGTCCCGATTACCGGGACGGTGGACGACGGTATGGCGCATCTCGTCCAGCGCTCGGTTGAAGAGGCGAACGCGGCGCACGCTCGCGCGATCGTCTTGAACGTCAACAGCCCCGGCGGACTCGTCGAGGCTGCATTCACGATTCGCGATGCGCTCTTCTCGGCGCGCGAACCAGTCGTCGCGTACGTCGGCGAGCGCGCATACTCCGCGGCCGCGCTGATCTCGCTCGCCGCGAACCGGATCGTCATGGGTCCCGGCGCGTCGATCGGCGCGGCGGAGCCGATTCCCGCAACGGTCAAGATGATCTCCGGATTACGCGGCGAGTTCGAATCCACCGCGGAACGGAATCATCGCGATCCGAAGATCGCCGGCGCGATGGTTGATAAGAATGTCGATCTGCCGCAGTATAAGCGCGCGGGCGCGATCTTGACGCTCAATACCGACGACGCGGTGCGGTCCGGCATCGCGTCGGGAACCGCGCCGAACCTCGAAGCCGCCCTGACGCAGCTCGACCTTGCCGGCGCGCCGCGAGTCACCGAAGGCTTTACCTGGGGCGAGCGTCTGGCTCGCTTTGCAACCGATCCCGTAGTGAGCGGGCTGCTCTTGACGCTCGGGATGCTCGGGCTTTTGATCGAGATGCAGACGCTGCATGCGATTGCCGGAATCATCGGCGTTGGGGCGCTCGCGCTCTTCTTCGGAGCGCATATCTACGCGGGCTTCTCCGATGGCTTCGTGATCGTGCTCGCGTTGCTGGGGATCGGCGGCATCCTGTGGGAGCTTCACGTCGTACCCGGGCACGGCTTGCCGGGGATTCTCGGAGCCGCGGCGCTCCTCGGCGCCGTGCTCTGGGCCTTCGGCCTTCCGTTTCTCTTCGTCGGGATCGAGACGATCGCGACCGCGATCGTTCTAACCGTGATAGCGTTCACGCTCGTCGTGCGCGCGGTACCGCAGAACGCGTGGGCGCAGCGGCTGGCGCTCGCTGCGGCGCAGGGGCCGGAGTACGTCGCGAGCGGCGACTATCGCGAGCTGCGCGGACGCTCGGGCACCGCCGTCAGTTTTCTGCGACCCGCCGGCATCGCCACGATCGACGGGCGTCGCGTCGACGTTCTCACCGAGGGCGAGTTCATCGCCGCCGGAACTCAGGTCCGCGTCGTGCGCGTCGAAGGGGCGCGCATCTTCGTCGAGCCCGCCTCTTCATAG
- the rpsU gene encoding 30S ribosomal protein S21, whose product MEVRIAPGETIESALRRFKKATQKAGILAEARKHEHYEKPSVRKKKKSAAARKRRA is encoded by the coding sequence ATGGAAGTTCGCATCGCACCAGGCGAGACGATCGAGAGCGCGCTGCGCCGTTTCAAGAAGGCCACCCAAAAGGCGGGTATTCTCGCCGAGGCGCGCAAGCACGAGCATTACGAGAAGCCGAGCGTTCGCAAGAAGAAGAAGTCGGCCGCAGCGCGCAAGCGTCGCGCCTAA
- the recO gene encoding DNA repair protein RecO — translation MVLRGRQLGEADRIVTLFTSERGKIDAVAKGIRRPRSHFAGRLEFGNECDLVMHRGRSLDVIVSAEIVRAPWAQIVEPERYAVAAVIAELVDAFCEPDLALPDVYALLTAAIAAIAASDAPRTLLPRFSLRLLEMLGLAPPLGECVRCGAPFGTEPVWLDAAAGGFTDAACRERWRDLPELGSADLENLRALAVPKGAGPGATLTATPAAAHAAQELVAHHLGKRPKALAHLAALGA, via the coding sequence GTGGTACTGCGCGGGCGACAGCTCGGCGAGGCCGACCGCATCGTTACGCTCTTTACCAGCGAACGCGGCAAGATCGACGCGGTGGCGAAGGGAATTCGGCGCCCGCGCAGCCACTTCGCCGGCCGGCTCGAATTCGGCAACGAGTGCGATCTCGTGATGCACCGCGGCCGGTCCCTCGACGTCATCGTCTCGGCCGAGATCGTCCGGGCGCCGTGGGCGCAGATCGTCGAACCGGAACGGTATGCGGTTGCAGCCGTGATCGCAGAATTGGTCGATGCCTTTTGCGAGCCGGATCTCGCGCTGCCCGACGTCTACGCGCTCCTCACCGCCGCGATCGCCGCGATCGCCGCCAGCGATGCTCCACGCACGCTGCTCCCGCGCTTCTCGCTGCGCCTGCTCGAAATGCTCGGCTTGGCGCCGCCGCTGGGCGAGTGCGTGCGATGCGGCGCTCCCTTCGGCACCGAGCCCGTTTGGCTCGACGCCGCCGCGGGCGGTTTCACGGATGCGGCCTGTCGCGAGCGCTGGCGCGACCTGCCCGAGTTGGGGTCCGCCGACCTCGAGAATCTGCGCGCGCTCGCAGTTCCCAAGGGAGCGGGCCCGGGCGCAACGCTGACGGCGACGCCGGCGGCCGCCCACGCCGCGCAAGAACTGGTCGCGCACCACCTCGGCAAGCGCCCGAAGGCGCTCGCGCATCTCGCCGCGCTCGGTGCGTGA